From Carettochelys insculpta isolate YL-2023 chromosome 22, ASM3395843v1, whole genome shotgun sequence, one genomic window encodes:
- the NR1H2 gene encoding oxysterols receptor LXR-beta — protein MATPGTPGSELPLEDGDSPPPNSPGAPQTQVKEEGLQLEKPPEPEALGTDGEGSTHSARELAGERPRRRKGPAPKLLGTERCSVCGDKASGFHYNVLSCEGCKGFFRRSVLKAAQYVCRGAGHCHMDPYMRRKCQRCRLRQCHQAGMREQCVLSEEQLRKKKGQRQQQGAGGEAPPLRGPPLPPAPLAEPAQLSPEQELMIQQLVAAQQQCNKRSFSDQPKVTPWPLGSDPNSREARQQRFAHFTELAIISVQEIVDFAKQVPGFLQLTREDQIALLKACTIEIMLLETARRYNHETESITFLKDFTYSKDDFHRAGLQVEFINPIFEFSRAMRRLQLDDAEFALLIAIDMFSADRPNVQQHGQVEALQQPYVEALHAYTLIKRPQDRLMFPRMLMKLVSLRTLSSVHSEQVFALRLQDKKLPPLLSEIWDVHE, from the exons ATGGCCACGCCAGGCACCCCAGGCTCCGAGCTGCCACTAG agGATGGGGAttcaccaccccccaactcccccggAGCCCCCCAGAcccaggtgaaggaggagggactgcagctggagaagccccCTGAGCCCGAGGCACTGGGCACTGATGGGGAGGGGTCGACGCACAGTGCAA gggagctggcaggggagcgGCCGCGCCGCAGGAAGGGGCCAGCGCCCAAGCTGCTGGGCACGGAGCGGTGCAGCGTGTGTGGGGACAAGGCCTCCGGGTTCCACTACAACGTGCTGAGCTGCGAGGGCTGCAAGGGCTTCTTCCGGCGCAGTGTGCTGAAGGCAGCGCAGTACGTCTGCCGGGGCGCCGGGCACTGCCACATGGACCCCTACATGCGCCGCAAGTGCCAGCGCTGCCGCCTGCGCCAGTGCCACCAGGCCGGCATGCGGGAGCAGT GCGTGCTGTCGGAGGAGCAGCTGCGGAAGAAGAaggggcagcggcagcagcagggggccgGTGGGGAGGCGCCTCCCCTGCGGGGGCCCCCCCTACCCCCCGCGCCCCTGGCCGAGCCGGCCCAGCTCAGCCCCGAGCAGGAGCTCATGATTCAGCAGCTGGTGGCggcccagcagcagtgcaacAAGCGCTCCTTCAGCGACCAGCCCAAAGTCACG ccgtGGCCCCTGGGCAGCGACCCCAACAGCCGGGAAGCTCGGCAGCAGCGTTTCGCCCACTTCACGGAGCTGGCCATCATCTCCGTGCAGGAGATCGTTGACTTCGCCAAGCAGGTGCCCGGCTTCCTGCAGCTCACGCGCGAGGACCAGATCGCGCTGCTCAAGGCCTGCACCATCGAG ATCATGCTGCTGGAGACAGCGCGGCGCTACAACCACGAGACAGAGAGCATCACCTTCCTGAAGGACTTCACCTACAGCAAGGATGACTTCCACCGGGCCG gcctgcaggtGGAGTTCATCAACCCCATTTTCGAGTTCTCGCGAGCCATGCGGCGGCTGCAGCTGGATGACGCCGAGTTCGCGCTGCTCATCGCCATCGACATGTTCTCGGCCGACCGGCCCAACGTGCAGCAGCACGGCCAGGTGGAGGCGCTGCAGCAGCCCTACGTAGAGGCCCTGCATGCCTACACCCTCATCAAGCGCCCCCAG GACCGGCTGATGTTCCCGCGGATGCTGATGAAGCTGGTCTCCCTGCGCACGCTGAGCAGTGTCCACTCCGAGCAGGTCTTCGCCCTGCGCCTGCAGGACAAGAAGCTCCCGCCGCTGCTCTCCGAGATCTGGGATGTGCACGAGTAG